The following coding sequences are from one Cygnus olor isolate bCygOlo1 chromosome 2, bCygOlo1.pri.v2, whole genome shotgun sequence window:
- the PLEKHF2 gene encoding pleckstrin homology domain-containing family F member 2: MVDRLANSEANTRRISIVENCFGAAGQPLTIPGRVLIGEGVLTKLCRKKPKARQFFLFNDILVYGNIVIQKKKYNKQHIIPLENVTIDSIQDEGDLRNGWLIKTPTKSFAVYAATATEKSEWMNHINKCVSDLLSKSGKTPSNEHAAVWVPDSEATVCMRCQKAKFTPVNRRHHCRKCGFVVCGPCSEKRFLLPSQSSKPVRICDFCYDLLSTGEMTACQSTRSDSYSQSPKSSLNDASDDDDDEDSSD, from the coding sequence ATGGTGGATCGCTTGGCAAACAGCGAGGCAAACACTAGAAGAATAAGTATCGTGGAAAACTGCTTTGGAGCAGCCGGCCAGCCTCTGACTATCCCTGGTCGCGTCCTGATCGGAGAGGGAGTCTTAACGAAGCTGTGTAGGAAGAAGCCCAAAGCGAGGCAGTTCTTCCTGTTCAATGACATTCTTGTTTACGGCAACATCGTCatccagaagaagaaatacaataaGCAGCACATAATCCCGTTGGAAAACGTCACTATTGATTCCATCCAGGACGAAGGAGACTTGCGGAATGGGTGGCTTATCAAGACGCCAACCAAGTCTTTCGCGGTTTACGCTGCCACCGCTACGGAGAAGTCCGAGTGGATGAACCACATAAACAAGTGCGTTTCTGATCTGCTTTCCAAGAGTGGGAAGACTCCTAGTAACGAACATGCCGCTGTCTGGGTGCCAGACTCGGAAGCCACCGTCTGCATGCGctgtcagaaagcaaaattcacGCCCGTCAACCGTCGCCACCACTGTCGCAAGTGCGGCTTCGTCGTGTGTGGGCCTTGCTCTGAAAAGAGATTTCTTCTCCCAAGCCAGTCTTCCAAGCCTGTGCGGATTTGCGACTTCTGCTACGATCTTCTTTCTACTGGGGAGATGACTGCTTGTCAGTCGACTAGGTCAGACTCCTACAGCCAGTCGCCTAAATCTTCTTTAAATGATGCATCTGATGATGACGATGATGAAGACAGTAGCGATTAA